The genomic region CTGCCTTTCGTCACACCCGTTCTCGCCCGGAAACCCCCGCGCTTCCAGATCGGGGCCTGCGACTGGTCTATCGGTCAATCCAGCAAAATTGCCGCCTTCGAGGTGGCCAGGCAAATTGGTCTGGATGGACTGCAGGTTAATATGGGTTCAGCGGACAATAACATGCATCTGCGGCAGAAGGAGGTGCAAAAAGCGTACCTCGATGCCGCCCGACGAACGGGTGTCAAAATCGGCGGCCTGGCCCTGGGTGAACTCAATTCGGTTCCCTACAAGTCCGACCCGCGCGCCGAAGAATGGGTTCAGGACAGCATCGGCGTAGCCCGCGCTTTAGGCGTCCGGAATGTTCTGCTGGCTTTTTTCAGCAAAGGCGATCTGCGCAACGACCCGGCCGGGCAGAAAGTGGTGATTGAACGCCTGAAAGCCGTAGCGCCCAAAGCCGAAAAAGCCGGCGTGACGCTTGCCATTGAATCCTGGCTGAGCGCCGAAGATCACCTGCGAATCATTGAGGCGGTCGGCTCCCCGGCGCTGAAGGTCTATTACGACGTCTGCAATTCAACCGTCATGGGCTACGACATTCTACAGGAGATGCGCTGGCTTGGGAAACAGAACCTGATCTGCGAACTGCACTTCAAGGAAAACGGCTTCCTGCTAGGCCAGGGCAAAGTGAATTATCCGGAAGTGCGGCGAGTGCTGGACGAGATCGGCTACAGCGGATGGATTCATATCGAGGGTGCTATTCCGGACAAAAAACCGATGCTGGAAAGCTATATTCAGAACAACGAATTTACGCGGAAACTGCTGGCCTAGCAGCTTGCCTGATCAGGTCCTATGATGGAAGCAACATCGTTCCACGATATTTTTAGTAGAACTTATAATAATAAGTTGCATATCCTGAGATTTCATATTTCCTTTGGTTATGAACGCCTTAACGAGCCAGCCAGATGAGATTTTCAACCGGAATAGCCATGCCGAAAGCGCCGTTTCTGATGCTTTCGGGCTTCGTTGCCAGCCTCTTCTGGTGGGCCGAACTGAACGAAAGACCGGCAACGCCAGCCGCCCTGCCCGCTGAGCCGGAAAGCCGCGTCCGCCAGTCCGCGCCACTGGGCAGCGACTCCGCCCGACTCTATTTACCAGACGATCTGGAGGCAACGCTCTGGGCCGAGTCGCCGCAGTTTTTCAATCCGACGAACCTCGACATCGACGCCCGGGGCCGAGTCTGGGTGACCGAAGCCGTCAACTACCGCGACTTCAACAACAAGCCCGACGCCCGCCTCAACCACGCCGAAGGCGAGCGGGTGGTCATTCTGGAAGACACCAACGGAGACGGGCGCGCCGACCACAGCAAAGTGTTCGTGCAGGATAAAGACCTGAAATCGCCGCTGGGTATTGCTGTTATTGGCAATAAAGTCATCGTCTCGGCCGCGCCGCATCTGGTCGTGTACACCGACCAAAACGGCGACGACAAACCGGACAAAAAAGAAATCCTGCTGACCGGCTTCGGCGGCCTCGACCATGACCATTCGCTGCACGCGCTGGTAACTGGGCCGGACGGCAACTGGTACTTCAACACCGGCAATGCCGGGCCTCACCTGGTGACCGACAAAGCGGGCTGGACACTCCGCTCGGGTAGCCTCTACACTGGCGGGACGCCGTACAACCTCAAAAACGAAGGCGCACAGACCAGCGATGACGGGCAGGTCTGGGTCGGCGGTCTGGCCCTCCGCGTTCGGCCGGACGGGACGGGACTGAAAGTGCTGGCGCACAATTTCCGGAACAACTACGAAACGGCGCTGGACTCGTACGGCAATCTGTGGCAGAACGATAACGACGACCAGGTGGTGGCCTGCCGCACGAGTTTCGTTCTGGAAGGCGGCAGCATGGGCTACTTCAGCGCCGACGGGACCCGTTACTGGCAGGGCGACCAGCGGCCGGGTCAGTCGATCGCTGCGGCGCACTGGCATCAGGAAGACCCCGGCGTGGTGCCGCTCGGCGACCTGACGGGCGCGGGTTCGCCGACGGGGGTGGTCGTCTACGAAGGCGACGAACTAGGTCCGCAATACCGGGGCATGCTCCTGAGCGCCGAGGCTGGCCGCAACGTGATTTTCAGCTACAAACCCGAACCCGAGGGCGCGGGCTTCCGGCTTCCCCGCCGCGATTTTATCAGCACGTTTCCGCAGGTCGATGAGACTTATAAATGGAATGACGTCGCCAACGACACCCGCAAATGGTTTCGGCCGAGCGACGTGGCGGTAGGAACCGACGGGGCGCTGTACGTTGCCGACTGGTATGACCCCATCGTGGGCGGCCACGCCATGCACGACAAAAAAGGCTACGGCCGCATTTACCGCATCACGCCCAAAAACCGGAAACTGACCACGCCCCGCATCGACGTAAAAACCACGAAGGGGCAAATCCTTGCTTTGCAAAATCCCGCCGTGAACGTGCGGGCGCTGGGCTTTGCGGCGCTGCGGGCAAAAGGGGAGAAGGCCATCAAGCCCGTCAAAAAACTGCTGACGGCCGCGAATCCGTTTCACCGGGCGCGGGCCATCTGGCTGCTGGCGCAGCTGGGTCCGAAGGGCGTGGCGGAGGTGGAAAAGCTGACGGTGCATCCCGACGAAAACACGCGGCTGGTGGCGTTCCGGGCCCTGAAACCGCTGTTTACCGACCGAAACCAGTATCAGTTTCCGCAGTACCGTAATCTGGTCAGTATGCTGGCCGAGGACCCGTCGGCGGCGGTCCGGCGGGAGGTGGCAATCGTGCTGCGGGACGTTCCTTTCGACGACTGCCGGGTGATGCTCGCCAAGCTGTTCAGCCAGTACGACGGTCGTGACCGCTATTACCTGACCGCGCTCGGCATTGCTTCCTGGCGCAAAACGGACGCCATCTACGACATGCTGCGGACCGGACTTCCGGCCGACCCGACGCAGTGGAGCCAGCCGCAGGCGGACCTCGTCTGGGAACTGCACCCCGCCGCCGCGGCCGAAGCCATGAAACAGCGGGCCGCGGCCCCCGCGCTTTCGGCGGAGGCCCGGCGACAGGCGCTTGTGGCGCTGGGTTTTATGAACGACGAAAAAGCCGCCCGGTTCATGGCCGACCTGACCAAATCGGCGGATACGACCTTGGCTCGCCAGGCTGACTATTGGGTTTCTTTCCGGCGCGGCAACGACTGGGCCAATCTGTTGAACTGGGACGAAGTAGTGCCGCCCAAACGGTCCGAAAGCGAACAGCGAATGCTGGCCCTGCGCCAGAAACTGCTGGATGAATACACGAAAGCGGAAGAAAAGCAGAAACTGGCCCGGGAAATGGCGGCCACGCCGGAAGGCGGTAAACTGCTCGTCGGACTGGCGGCGGATAAAAAACTGCCGTCCGACCTGACGGCCCTGGTCGGCGAAGTGATCTTCTCCAACCCGGACCTGAACGTGCGCATTATGGCCGCGGATTATTTTACCAAACCCGGGGCTTCAGCCAGTCTTTCGCCGCAAAAAATTAATGCCCTTAACGGCAGCAAAACGGCCGGGCTGACCGTCTTCAAAACCCACTGCGCCACTTGCCACCGGCACGGGGAGCAGGGGAATAACATCGGTCCGCAGCTAACCCGGATTCACACGAAATTCGACAGAAACGGCCTGCTGGATGCCATTCTGAATCCGAGCGCGAGTCTGGCTTTCGGTTACGAGCCCTGGCTGATTACGACCCAGTCCGGCGATACGCACTACGGTTTTCTGATCAGCGACAACAAACAGGCGTTGGTCATTAAGGATGCCGCCGGACAGAAACAGACCATCCCGACCTCAAAAATTGCCTCCCGCAAACAGTACACCACCAGCCTCATGCCCGACCCGACGGCCATGGGCCTGAGCGAGCAGCAGCTGGCCGATCTGCTGGCGTTTCTGATGAACCCGTCCTGAACCGCGCGGCGGACCGTCGGGATTGACGCTGATTTTAGCGATTTATCTTGAAGAGCTTCGCCTCCATAAAAATCATGTCAATCATTAAAATCAGCGTCAATCCCGACGGTCCGCCGCGCGGTTCAGACAATTCCTCCGAACGTCCCCGAGCTCATCATCAGCACCACCGTCGGCAGGCCGTTCTGCTGGGCATCGATAAACGCTTTTAACTGGGTCGGATCGGTGAAGACCTGCAGGTCCGGGCGGTCGAAGGCAGACACGATTTCGTCGGCCGAGATCGGCTCCATCCGTTTCATTTCGAGCGTGTGCGGACTGTAGAAGACCGCCGCCGCGTCGGCTTTGTCGAGTTTGTCGCGGTACTGACTCAGAAACGCCTTGTTGAGGCTGCTGAAGGTGTGCAGCTCGACGCAGGCCACCAGCTTGTGCCGCGGAAACTGCTGGCGGACGGCAGCCGTGGTGGCCTCTACTTTGGACGGCGCGTGGGCAAAATCGCGGAACACGGTTGTCTGTTCGTTCTGCGACACCAGTTCCAGCCTTCGGGCCGCGCCTTTGAACGATTGAATGGCTTCGTAAAACTGCTCCTCCGTGATGCCAAGCCGCTCGCAGACGGCCAGGGCACCGGCGATATTCTTCATGTTGTGCTCGCCGAAAACCAGCACGGGCACGTCGCCGAGCAATTTCGTTTTGAGGAAAGTCTTTCCATTTTCGATGCGGTACGGGTGAACGTCGTAGGGCTGGCGGGTCACGCCTTCGCGTTCCTTCAGCGCGATGACGTCGAGCATATCGTCCGTATCGTCGAAGATGATAGTACCGGCTTTGGGCAGCGAATCGGCCAGCAACTCGAACTGGTGGACGTACTGTTCGTAGGTCGGGTAGATGTTGACGTGGTCCCAGGCGATGCCGCTGATGAGCACGATATGCGGCTGGAAAAACAGGAACTTCGGGCGCGGGTCGAGGGGCGAGGCTCCGTATTCATCGCCTTCCACCACCAGCACGGGAGCTTCTCCTGTCAGCTGAACCATGGTGTCGAAGCCGTCCAGCTGCGCCCCGACGAGGTAATCGAACGAACGCCGGTGGTGCCGGAGCACGTGCAGAATCATGCCCGTAATGGTCGTTTTGCCGTGGCTTCCGGCGATGACGACGCGCTGTTTATGGCGGCTTTGTTCGTAGATGAATTCGGGATAGGAATAAATCGGCAGGCCCAGTTCCTGCGCGCGCAGCAGTTCGGCATTGTCCTTGCGGGCATGCATGCCCAGGATGACGGCGTCGAGGCCCGCGTGGATGTGGTCGGGGTTCCAGCCCATCTGCGCCGGCAGGAGTCCGGCGCGTTCGAGGCGCGAGCGGGAGGGCTCATAGATTTCGTCGTCGGAACCGGTGATGGAATGGCCCTGCTGTTGCAGTGCGAGGGCAAGGTTGTGCATGGCGCTGCCGCCGATGGATATGAAGTGAATGGACTTGGGCTGCATGTAAAATTTTTTGTCGTGCTAAAATAGAAGTTTTTTAAACGCGCCCCGTTCAGAGGTCTGGGGGAAAAGCATTTAAAAAAAACGGGCCGGACCGAATCAAAAACCCCGGAAATTTCGTTTCCCTAAGTGCGAAAGAACTATCGTCAGCGACTTGACAATCAGGCGTCCCGGATGTGGAGATTATGGTTTCGTGAAGGGATTTACCAGACTGTTGGAAAGTCGCTCTTTTTATGTCAATTTCGCACACTTTTTTTATAACCAATAAATCGCTTTTATGCTTCTGCCGAAAGGATGAAAAGCTACAACGACCTGATTGAACAGACCTTCGAGTTTCCGACGCTCGAATTCAAAGTGGAGAACAATTCGCTGTTGTTCAACAACGTCCCGCTGATGGACATTATCAAGCAGTACGGTACGCCGCTGAAACTGACGTACCTGCCGAAAATCAGCGAACACATCGAGCATGCCAAGCTGCTGTTCAAGAATGCGATCAAACGCTATAATTACAAGGGCTCGTACACGTACGCGTACTGTACCAAATCGTCGCATTTCCGGTTTGTGCTGGAAGAAGCATTAAAGAATAACATTCACCTCGAAACGTCGTCGGCCTACGATATTCCCATCATCCGGTCGCTCTACGAAGACGGCAAGGTGAGCAAGAGTACGTACCTCATCTGCAACGGCTACAAACGGCCGCTGTACACGCAATACATTTCGGAACTGATCAACGACGGCTTCAACGTCGTGCCCGTTCTGGATAACCTGAAGGAAATCGAAGCCTACGAGAACGCCGTAACGGCCGACACGGTGAACTTTGGCATCCGGATCGCCACGGACGAAGAACCCAACTTTGCGTTCTACACCTCGCGGCTGGGTATTCGCTACAGTGACGTGAACGAACTGTACCGGTCCAAAATCCAGAACAACCCGAAGTTCAAGCTGAAAATGCTGCACTTCTTCATCAATACGGGCATCAAAGACAGCGCGTATTACTGGAGCGAACTGAGCCGGTTTATGTACAAATACTGCGAACTGCGGAAAATCTGCCCGGACCTCGACTCCATCGACATCGGGGGAGGCATGCCGATCCAAACCTCGTTCCAGTTTACGTACGATTACCAGGCGATGGTCGACCAGATTGTGGAAAGCATTCAGTGGATCTGCAACAAGAACAACGTGCTCGTGCCGCACATCTTCACGGAGTTCGGTTCGTACACGGTGGGCGAGAGCGGCGCGGTGATCTACAAGATCATCGACCAGAAGCTGCAGAACGACAAGGAACTCTGGTACATGATCGACGGCTCGTTCATTACGCATCTGCCTGATTCGTGGGGCCTCGGTCAGAAATACATCATGCTGGCGATCAACAACTGGGATAATCCGTACCAGAAAGTGAACCTTGGCGGCCTGACCTGCGACTCGCACGACTTCTACAACACGGAAGCCCACAGCGCCGACCTGTACCTGCCGATCTACGACCAGGACAGCGAGGACCAGTACATCGGGTTTTTCCATACGGGTGCCTATCAGGAGTCGCTGGGCGGCTACGGCGGCATCCAGCACTGCCTCATCCCGGCACCGCAGCACGTCATCGTGGACCGGGACTCGGACGGCAACATCACCACGCGCCTGTTTGCGCCGGAACAGGAAAGCGAAACGATGCTGACCATTCTGGGCTACCAGAAGCCGGTAGACGCCGACCTGAAAACCGAGAAGCAGGCCGCCCACGAAGCCGGTCAGGACGGACAGGAGCAGCAGCCGGTCGAAGAATTGGTATAAAATTGAAAAGTCAGCCGACGGAGAACTTCGCCGGCTGACTTTATAAATTAATTTTTGTATTTTCGTTCGGCAAGCCGACAAGCCGTAACGGCCTGTAAACTATAGCAAAAGACTATGAAAAAGATCGTTTTCCTCCTGGGAGTTCTGACCGTTGCGTCTTTGGGTTCCTGCGCCCGAAAAGGGTGCCCGGCCTACGACAGCTACAACGTAAAGAAAAGCCCGGCTCCGCAGACCCGCACGGTTTAAGCGGCTTCGAGTACATACCGCGTCGCTTCCAGCAGGTCACCGGCCTGCTGGTCGCCGACGGGCATTTCCGGTCGGTGGTGCGTGATGTGCACCGTCCGGACGCCGACCCGTTTTCCCGCGTGCATATCCCGCGGAGCATCCCCGAACATCCACGACTGCGACACGTCGATGTTGTACCGGGCAATCGCCTTTTCCAGCATCAGCGAGTCCGGTTTGCGCCGCAGCGACCGCGACGTATAATCCGGGTGGTGCGGACAGTAGTAGAAGGCGTCGATGACGTTTCCACAGGCTTCCTGCAGGTACGTATGGCATTTGGCCACGTCTTCCCGGGTATACAAACCCTTGGCAATGCCCGCCTGGTTGGTCACCACGATCAGCAGATACCCGGCCTCTTTCAGCTTTTTCAGCCCCTCAGGCACGCCCGGCAAAATGTTAAAATCCTCTACCCGGTAGACGTAGTCAATCCGGTCTTCGTTCAGAACCCCGTCGCGGTCCAGAAATACGCACTTATTCATGTAGGCAAAATTGGTAGTCTGTTGGTTAAAACGGCTGGTGTGGTTTCTGTTTGGGGTAAAATACCATTTTTTGTAAAAAATATCTAATGGCTTGTCTGTCCATAGGCGGATTTTGTTTTCCCTTTAACAAATTTTAACGCCCATCGTCTTTCTCTACTAAGCGTTGATGGTCGTAAATTCGTTACTCATACAGACGCTAGAAGGGACGATTATGAAACGCTGGATACCGGGATTATTGTGTTTTTTCATATTTCTGGCGCAGACCGCCGGGGCTCAGAAGATAGAACAGAAAGATATCAATCCGCCGCAGAAAAACGTGCCGGGCGGCGGACGGATTACCCGAATTGATTACACCCGTCATAAAATGATCGTTCATTTTGAGACGGAAAACAACGAACGGGCGACGGTTTCCGGCCCCGGCCACCGCAACGCCTGGCGGCTTTACGACGCCCAGTCGCGGAAGCAGTACAACCTGATTTACGTCAAAAATATCCGGGTTGACGGCGAAACCAAGGTGGATTATCTGGACGAACCCCGGAATGCCCAGTTCTACAATGTCCATTCCCTGAAATGCGAAGCCCATTTTGAACGGCCGGGAAAAGGCGTGACCCGGGTCGACATGATCGAAGAGGACGTAGAGCAGTTTGAAGGGCGGCAGGACCCGCTCAGCGGCGGGCTCAGTTCGCAGTGGCCCTACAACGTGTACAACGTGCGGGTGCTGCCTTATGACGACAAGGAGGAACCGGCCACGGTCATGCGCAACAACCGTCCGCCCGTGGCCGCTCCGAAGTCCGCTCCGGCGACCAAACCGGCCGCCCCTGCCCGAAAACCGGCTCCCGCTGCGCCTGCCAAACCCCGACCGGCCCGCCCGGACTCGGTCGTGGCCCGGACGCCGCCGGTGAAAACGCCCGCCCCCAGGGTGGAAAACTTCGACAACCGCGTCGAGACGGGCAAAACCTACCGCCTTTCCAACCTGCTGTTTCCGCAGTCGGATTACCGGATTCAGGCGGGTTCGTATCCGGAACTGAACAAACTCGCGGAGGTCATGCGGCAGAATCCCGAAATCAGGATCGAACTGGCGGGGCATACCGACAACGTGGGCGACCCGAAACTGAACGTTGAATTGTCGAGAAAGCGCGTGGAGGCGGTGAAGAGCTACCTCGTCAGCAAAGGCATCGACCGGGAGCGGATTCGGACGGTGGCGTACGGCGGCAGTCGGCCGGTTGCCGACAATACCCGGGAAGAAACGCGTCGGCTGAACCGCCGGGTCGAGGTGAAAGTTGAGTAAAACCTATTTTTTCTAAAATCAGTACTTTTTTGAAGGCATCCCGGTGGTTTGGGATGCTTTTTTTGTAATTCAGGCCGAAAAACAAACCTAAAAATATTTTTTAGGCACAAAAAAGCCCCAAAAGAGCCAAATTTTCGACCTTTTGCGGTTACAAAGAGGTTACTAAACTTCCCAAAGCGTATATACTAAGTTGTTTTACTTAGACATATGGTTTTTTTTTGTAGCAGTTTTTTTGCGTCAAACTAAAAACCTATGAAGCAACCACTACGTTTTTTGTTTTTCCTGCTGACACTTGTGGCGATTACCACCGGCTACGCGCAGGAGCGAAAAGTAAGCGGGCGAGTCACCTCCGCCGATGACGGAGCACCCTTGCCCGGCGTCTCCATTGCCATCCAGGGAGGCACCCGCGGAGCCCAGTCTGATGCTCAGGGAAATTACTCATTGTCTGTGCCGGATTCGAAGGCCGTTCTGGTTTTCAGTTTTGTCGGGATGGTCAAGCAGGAAATCACCGTCGGCAACCAGAGCGTTATCAACGTCGATCTGAAGTCCGATGCTTCTCAACTGAACGAAGTAGTGGTGACCGGCTACGGCCAGGGCAATCGCCGGGAGTTTGCCGGCTCGGTCGCCAGCATTTCGCCCGCCCAGATCAAGAACCAGCCGGTTGCTTCGTTTGACCAGCTTCTGCAGGGGC from Tellurirhabdus rosea harbors:
- a CDS encoding sugar phosphate isomerase/epimerase family protein, with the translated sequence MNRRTVLTTLAALPFVTPVLARKPPRFQIGACDWSIGQSSKIAAFEVARQIGLDGLQVNMGSADNNMHLRQKEVQKAYLDAARRTGVKIGGLALGELNSVPYKSDPRAEEWVQDSIGVARALGVRNVLLAFFSKGDLRNDPAGQKVVIERLKAVAPKAEKAGVTLAIESWLSAEDHLRIIEAVGSPALKVYYDVCNSTVMGYDILQEMRWLGKQNLICELHFKENGFLLGQGKVNYPEVRRVLDEIGYSGWIHIEGAIPDKKPMLESYIQNNEFTRKLLA
- a CDS encoding PVC-type heme-binding CxxCH protein, which produces MRFSTGIAMPKAPFLMLSGFVASLFWWAELNERPATPAALPAEPESRVRQSAPLGSDSARLYLPDDLEATLWAESPQFFNPTNLDIDARGRVWVTEAVNYRDFNNKPDARLNHAEGERVVILEDTNGDGRADHSKVFVQDKDLKSPLGIAVIGNKVIVSAAPHLVVYTDQNGDDKPDKKEILLTGFGGLDHDHSLHALVTGPDGNWYFNTGNAGPHLVTDKAGWTLRSGSLYTGGTPYNLKNEGAQTSDDGQVWVGGLALRVRPDGTGLKVLAHNFRNNYETALDSYGNLWQNDNDDQVVACRTSFVLEGGSMGYFSADGTRYWQGDQRPGQSIAAAHWHQEDPGVVPLGDLTGAGSPTGVVVYEGDELGPQYRGMLLSAEAGRNVIFSYKPEPEGAGFRLPRRDFISTFPQVDETYKWNDVANDTRKWFRPSDVAVGTDGALYVADWYDPIVGGHAMHDKKGYGRIYRITPKNRKLTTPRIDVKTTKGQILALQNPAVNVRALGFAALRAKGEKAIKPVKKLLTAANPFHRARAIWLLAQLGPKGVAEVEKLTVHPDENTRLVAFRALKPLFTDRNQYQFPQYRNLVSMLAEDPSAAVRREVAIVLRDVPFDDCRVMLAKLFSQYDGRDRYYLTALGIASWRKTDAIYDMLRTGLPADPTQWSQPQADLVWELHPAAAAEAMKQRAAAPALSAEARRQALVALGFMNDEKAARFMADLTKSADTTLARQADYWVSFRRGNDWANLLNWDEVVPPKRSESEQRMLALRQKLLDEYTKAEEKQKLAREMAATPEGGKLLVGLAADKKLPSDLTALVGEVIFSNPDLNVRIMAADYFTKPGASASLSPQKINALNGSKTAGLTVFKTHCATCHRHGEQGNNIGPQLTRIHTKFDRNGLLDAILNPSASLAFGYEPWLITTQSGDTHYGFLISDNKQALVIKDAAGQKQTIPTSKIASRKQYTTSLMPDPTAMGLSEQQLADLLAFLMNPS
- a CDS encoding UDP-N-acetylmuramate--L-alanine ligase, which translates into the protein MQPKSIHFISIGGSAMHNLALALQQQGHSITGSDDEIYEPSRSRLERAGLLPAQMGWNPDHIHAGLDAVILGMHARKDNAELLRAQELGLPIYSYPEFIYEQSRHKQRVVIAGSHGKTTITGMILHVLRHHRRSFDYLVGAQLDGFDTMVQLTGEAPVLVVEGDEYGASPLDPRPKFLFFQPHIVLISGIAWDHVNIYPTYEQYVHQFELLADSLPKAGTIIFDDTDDMLDVIALKEREGVTRQPYDVHPYRIENGKTFLKTKLLGDVPVLVFGEHNMKNIAGALAVCERLGITEEQFYEAIQSFKGAARRLELVSQNEQTTVFRDFAHAPSKVEATTAAVRQQFPRHKLVACVELHTFSSLNKAFLSQYRDKLDKADAAAVFYSPHTLEMKRMEPISADEIVSAFDRPDLQVFTDPTQLKAFIDAQQNGLPTVVLMMSSGTFGGIV
- a CDS encoding type III PLP-dependent enzyme domain-containing protein, giving the protein MKSYNDLIEQTFEFPTLEFKVENNSLLFNNVPLMDIIKQYGTPLKLTYLPKISEHIEHAKLLFKNAIKRYNYKGSYTYAYCTKSSHFRFVLEEALKNNIHLETSSAYDIPIIRSLYEDGKVSKSTYLICNGYKRPLYTQYISELINDGFNVVPVLDNLKEIEAYENAVTADTVNFGIRIATDEEPNFAFYTSRLGIRYSDVNELYRSKIQNNPKFKLKMLHFFINTGIKDSAYYWSELSRFMYKYCELRKICPDLDSIDIGGGMPIQTSFQFTYDYQAMVDQIVESIQWICNKNNVLVPHIFTEFGSYTVGESGAVIYKIIDQKLQNDKELWYMIDGSFITHLPDSWGLGQKYIMLAINNWDNPYQKVNLGGLTCDSHDFYNTEAHSADLYLPIYDQDSEDQYIGFFHTGAYQESLGGYGGIQHCLIPAPQHVIVDRDSDGNITTRLFAPEQESETMLTILGYQKPVDADLKTEKQAAHEAGQDGQEQQPVEELV
- a CDS encoding D-glycero-alpha-D-manno-heptose-1,7-bisphosphate 7-phosphatase, which encodes MNKCVFLDRDGVLNEDRIDYVYRVEDFNILPGVPEGLKKLKEAGYLLIVVTNQAGIAKGLYTREDVAKCHTYLQEACGNVIDAFYYCPHHPDYTSRSLRRKPDSLMLEKAIARYNIDVSQSWMFGDAPRDMHAGKRVGVRTVHITHHRPEMPVGDQQAGDLLEATRYVLEAA
- a CDS encoding OmpA family protein, whose protein sequence is MKRWIPGLLCFFIFLAQTAGAQKIEQKDINPPQKNVPGGGRITRIDYTRHKMIVHFETENNERATVSGPGHRNAWRLYDAQSRKQYNLIYVKNIRVDGETKVDYLDEPRNAQFYNVHSLKCEAHFERPGKGVTRVDMIEEDVEQFEGRQDPLSGGLSSQWPYNVYNVRVLPYDDKEEPATVMRNNRPPVAAPKSAPATKPAAPARKPAPAAPAKPRPARPDSVVARTPPVKTPAPRVENFDNRVETGKTYRLSNLLFPQSDYRIQAGSYPELNKLAEVMRQNPEIRIELAGHTDNVGDPKLNVELSRKRVEAVKSYLVSKGIDRERIRTVAYGGSRPVADNTREETRRLNRRVEVKVE